Proteins from a single region of Gammaproteobacteria bacterium:
- the guaB gene encoding IMP dehydrogenase codes for MRLAEEALTFDDVLLVPAHSTVLPKQVELHSRLTRTISVRIPLVSSAMDTVTESRLAIALAQEGGIGIIHKNMSAEEQGRQVRQVKKFETGVIKEPITVSPDTTIRAVLALTRAHNISGVPVVQGEKLVGIVTNRDLRFETHYDSPVSSVMTPQNRLVTVKEGASRDEVMRLLHQHRIEKLLVVNDGFQLRGLITVKDIQKAKEKPNACKDEFGRLRVGAAVGTGEGTEQRVEALVAAEVDVVVVDTAHGHSQGVLERVRWVKNTYPHVQVIGGNVATAEGALALVEAGADGVKVGIGPGSICTTRIVSGVGVPQVTAIANVAAALAKSGVPVIADGGVRFSGDVAKAIAAGAHSIMVGSMFAGTEESPGEVELYQGRSYKSYRGMGSLGAMQRGSTDRYFQEESEVEKLVPEGIEGRVPYKGSLVAIVHQLMGGLRASMGYTGCRNIEEMRTRPTFVRVTHAGMRESHVHDVAITREAPNYRVD; via the coding sequence CCGGCTCATTCTACCGTGCTGCCGAAGCAGGTGGAGTTGCACAGCCGGCTCACCCGCACCATTTCGGTGCGCATCCCCCTGGTGTCCTCTGCCATGGATACCGTCACGGAGTCCCGCCTGGCCATCGCGCTGGCTCAGGAAGGGGGCATAGGCATCATCCACAAAAACATGTCCGCCGAGGAACAGGGCAGACAGGTCCGCCAAGTCAAAAAGTTTGAGACCGGCGTCATCAAGGAGCCCATCACCGTTTCGCCCGATACCACCATCCGTGCAGTCCTGGCCCTGACCCGCGCCCACAATATTTCCGGTGTGCCGGTGGTGCAGGGGGAAAAACTGGTGGGCATCGTCACCAACCGGGATTTGCGTTTCGAAACCCACTACGACAGCCCGGTGTCCAGCGTGATGACGCCCCAGAACCGGCTGGTGACGGTGAAGGAAGGTGCCAGCCGGGACGAAGTGATGCGCCTGCTGCACCAGCACCGCATCGAAAAGCTGCTGGTGGTGAACGACGGTTTTCAGCTGCGCGGCCTGATCACTGTCAAAGATATCCAGAAGGCCAAGGAAAAACCCAATGCCTGCAAAGACGAATTCGGCCGCCTGCGCGTGGGCGCCGCCGTGGGCACGGGCGAGGGCACCGAGCAACGGGTGGAAGCCCTGGTGGCCGCCGAGGTGGACGTGGTTGTGGTGGATACCGCTCACGGCCATTCCCAGGGGGTGCTGGAACGGGTGCGCTGGGTGAAAAACACCTATCCCCATGTACAGGTCATCGGCGGCAACGTCGCCACTGCCGAAGGGGCCCTGGCCCTGGTGGAAGCGGGGGCTGACGGCGTAAAAGTGGGCATCGGTCCCGGCTCCATCTGCACCACCCGCATTGTCAGCGGCGTGGGCGTGCCGCAAGTCACCGCCATTGCCAATGTGGCAGCGGCTTTGGCGAAATCCGGCGTGCCGGTGATCGCCGATGGCGGCGTTCGTTTTTCGGGCGACGTGGCCAAGGCTATCGCCGCCGGTGCCCACAGCATCATGGTGGGCAGCATGTTTGCCGGTACCGAGGAATCCCCCGGCGAAGTGGAACTGTACCAGGGCCGGTCCTACAAATCCTACCGCGGTATGGGTTCGTTGGGTGCTATGCAGCGCGGTTCCACTGACCGCTATTTTCAGGAAGAGTCGGAGGTGGAAAAGCTGGTGCCGGAAGGCATCGAAGGCCGGGTGCCCTACAAAGGTTCGCTGGTGGCCATTGTCCACCAGCTCATGGGCGGGTTGCGCGCCAGCATGGGTTACACCGGCTGCCGGAATATCGAAGAAATGCGCACCAGGCCCACCTTTGTGCGGGTCACCCACGCCGGCATGCGCGAAAGCCATGTGCAC